The nucleotide window GACTGGTTGCCGGCGGTCAGAATCATACGGGTGTTGGAGAAAGCATTTCCACCGCCCGATATGGCATCCTGGCTTACCGAGGTGATGTATAGACGGTACGTGCCAATGTCGAAGAGTTTTGCCCGAAGCAGGGTCAGCTTACCACTAATGGTCTGCTCAGCCGCCATTTGCACGGATACGGCACCGGCAGCGCCAAAAGAGTTGTCGATGATCAGGTTGCCAAAAATACCCGTACCGTCGCCTGACAGGGTTTGCAGCAAACTGCCGCCCAGCGTAATGCTGCCGGTAGTAGTGCCACTGCTGGTGTGCGTAGCCGAGTTCACCACATTGCCCAATACCGTCAGCACTTTGCCGGCATCGTTGAACACACCGTTCTCCAGCGTGAGCGTGCTGCGTACGCGCATAGAAGCTGTTGCGGAACCAGCCAGGGTAAGGGTACCGTTGGTTTTATCCATCAGCAACTGATTAAAGCCCAGGCTGCCTGTAGCGCCAATAGTGCCATCGATCTGCAGCGTCTGGTCTTTGCTGCCAGTGAAGGAAGTGACGTTGGTACCCGGCAGGTAAGTTGCCCCGGCACCAACGGTAAAGCTGCCTTGCACGGTTACCGCGTTGTTATTAGCAGTAAATGTGGCATTGTTTGTTCCAGATTCGATCTTCAGATCATTCAGCACCGTAATCGGGCTTACTGCCCAGGCGACTGTAGTACCGGCTGCGGCTACCGGTTCTGAAACAGTTAAATTCCAAAAAGGAGCGGTTGAGCTAATATTGACGGTCCCAGGATAAGCATCGCCGCTGGGCGGCAGAATGACATTAAAATTTCCTCCGGTTACCGAGTAATTACCAATGGCAGGGCCAATTTTCACCCCATCATTGCCCTCGGCATTATATATATTGATAGTCCCACCGCTCATTGAAAAGCTATTGGTGGGCGAATCCAGGCAAAACCGATCAAACGCTTTTTGCCGGTCAATCTGGGCACCTGTTCCCTTAACGTTGAATTCACCGCCGGTCATCACAAAGCTGCCAACGGGAGTTCCTTCTTTACGTGGGCTGAACTTTTCTACGGATACTACGCCGCCCTCAATAAGGTAGCTGCCCACATCGCCAATCACGGCGCCGTCGTTACGGTTGCTGGTGAACTTGCCGGCACTGATACGGAAAGCCCCACGACAAATAAAGCCGCCGCCTATCCCCTTGTTGCTACCGCCCATGTTGCCTGGCAGCGTCACGTCTGCGCCATCAATCCACAAGCCGGCAGAAGCCGGCACTTCATATCCAACCTGGCCGTTTGTGTCGTCTCGCAAGCGAGCCAAGGTGATGTTGCTTCCCAATCTGAGGGTACCATTGCGCAAATCCACGATGTAGCCCCCATAAGTCATATCCAGGCTGAAATTGCCGGAAGCACTCGACGTAATACTTTGAATATACTGCTGGTTTGTTCCTTTATTAACAACTACAGCTTTGAATGTCGTTGGGCCATTTGCCGCGAGCGTCCGGTTTGCCGCCCCCGAAAACGTGATGATGCTGGTGGTATTGATTGTGCCGTTGTTGGTGATATTGCCCACACTGGTAATAGCTCCGCTTGCTGTAAGCGTTGTACCAGCACCAATCGTTACGTTATCATTCAGCGTAAGAGCATTACTGCCCGCAGCAAACGTCAGCGCACCTACGCCAGTCCGGCTGGTCTTGAGCGTACCCGTAATTGTGAGAGCGGTGTTGTTGGGCTGCGTTACGGTGACGTTCGTAGCGCCTGTCCGACTAAGCACTAAGTTGCGGTACGTGCCAATTGCCGGCAAGGTCACTGAGCCAAGGTCGTAGTATTCTACCGTGAGCGAACCGGCGCTGGCAAAAGTGTTAGCCGCACTTTTGGGAAAGCTTACACTTTTCAGTCGTAGCAGACCGGTTCCGCTCAGTGTAAGCGCCGGGTTACTGGCAGAAAAGCTAAACGTAGCCTGATCCAGCACGCCCCCACTCTGAATTGTAATGGTATGCCCCGTGGTCGTGACGTTGGCCGTCAGATTGACGGTGTAGCCATTCAGAATAACTAGTACGTCATTGGAAAGCGGTGCCGCGGCTGGCGAACCAACAATGGTCTGCCCGGTGGGGTCAGTGGTCCACGTCTTAGTGGTGCCGGAGTTATTCCATGGTCCACTGGTGCCACCCCCGACAAAGGTGTAGTAAGTGGCTGCCCAAGATGCCGTACTGCTCAGGAGCAGCAGGAGTAGTAGAGTAAGCAGTTTTTTCATAGGGTGGGCTTGAAAGTGCAAAATGAAAAAGTACAACTACGTCTGACTTATAACACGTTAGCGCACAGTTACCAAGGTAAAAGTGCAGGTTTTAGCAATAGAAATAATCAAGTACCCTAAAGTTCTTCAAATCACTATACCCTATCTTGTAAGATTTACTAACCTTCCATCCGCCACGCAACGTAGCGTCGGCCGATAGGCTTCGCTAACTGCGGCGCTTGTCAGTTGGTTCATATCGTCTTATTTAAATATATAAAGCATCTGCAACAGTAGACACAGCCTATATTACTTGGCTTCCATCCTCCGGGTAGATAGCAACGGCATTCCTGCCCGTTGGCAATTGCCGACCTAGTCTGCCGGCGCGGGCCGGTCTGTTATTTTAAGGGTGGCGTTTTCCGATTTTCGGGCTACTTTTGCCAGCTAATGGCCCTGTCGTATCTGCTCTGGCAGGGCATTACTTCGCCGTCAGCCCTACCGCATGGACCAGAATATACCGCAGGTTATCCAAACGGTTCCTCTTCAGTACTACGTTTTCTTCGCCGCGGCCCTGTTTTCTATCGGGGTGCTGGGCGTGCTCACCCGGCGCAACGCCATTATCATCTTTATGTGCGTGGAGCTAATGCTCAACGCCGTGAACGTGCTGCTGACGGCCTTTTCGGCCTACCGCTCCGACCCCAACGGGCAGGTCTTCGTGTTCTTCATCATGGCCGTAGCCGCCGCCGAAGTGGCCGTGGGCCTGGCCATCATCGTGATGATCTACCGCAACGTTCAGAACACCGCCGTTAATCTGCTGACTCGACTCAAATTCTAGTTTTGGGTCTTAGGGTCTTAGGGTCTTAGGGTCTTGGTTTTTTGTTCAGTTGAACAAGTTAAACCAACGAAATCCAAGATCCCAAGACCCTAA belongs to Hymenobacter sp. J193 and includes:
- the nuoK gene encoding NADH-quinone oxidoreductase subunit NuoK, yielding MDQNIPQVIQTVPLQYYVFFAAALFSIGVLGVLTRRNAIIIFMCVELMLNAVNVLLTAFSAYRSDPNGQVFVFFIMAVAAAEVAVGLAIIVMIYRNVQNTAVNLLTRLKF